One window of the Populus trichocarpa isolate Nisqually-1 chromosome 9, P.trichocarpa_v4.1, whole genome shotgun sequence genome contains the following:
- the LOC7491109 gene encoding vesicle-associated membrane protein 714: protein MAIIYAVVARGTVVLSEFSAVTGNSGAVARRILEKLPSEADSRLCFSQDRYIFHILRSDGLTYLCMANDTFGRRIPFSYLEDIQMRFMKNYGRVAHHAPAYAVNDEFSRVLHQQMEFFSSNPSADTLSRVRGEVGEIRTIMVENIEKILERGDRIELLVDKTATMQDGAFHFKKQSKRLRRALWMKNAKLLALLTCVIVLLLYIIIAACCGGITLPSCRS from the exons ATGGCGATTATTTATGCGGTTGTGGCGCGGGGGACGGTGGTGCTGTCAGAGTTCAGCGCTGTGACCGGAAACTCAGGGGCGGTGGCGAGACGGATCCTGGAGAAGCTTCCATCGGAAGCTGATTCAAGACTTTGCTTCTCGCAAGATCGTTACATATTCCACATACTTAGATCCGACGGCCTCACTTATCTCTGTATGGCCAACGACACCTTCGGCA GGAGAATTCCATTTTCCTACTTGGAGGACATTCAGATGAGGTTCATGAAAAATTATGGACGAGTTGCCCACCATGCACCTGCTTATGCAGTGAATGATGAGTTTTCTAGGGTTTTGCATCAGCAAATGGAGTTTTTCTCCAGCAACCCTAGTGCTGATACTCTGAGTCGTGTAAGAGGTGAAGTTGGCGAG ATCCGTACTATCATGGtagaaaacattgaaaaaatactcgAAAGAGGTGACCGAATTGAGCTTCTCGTTGACAAAACTGCTACAATGCAAGATGGtgcttttcatttcaagaaACAGTCCAAGCGCCTACGAAGAGCTCTTTGGATGAAAAATGCCAAGCTCTT GGCCCTGCTGACATGCGTGATTGTCTTGTTGCTGTACATAATAATTGCTGCTTGTTGTGGCGGCATCACTCTACCTTCATGCAGATCTTGA